The Phaseolus vulgaris cultivar G19833 chromosome 10, P. vulgaris v2.0, whole genome shotgun sequence DNA window NNNNNNNNNNNNNNNNNNNNNNNNNNNNNNNNNNNNNNNNNNNNNNNNNNNNNNNNNNNNNNNNNNNNNNNNNNNNNNNNNNNNNNNNNNNNNNNNNNNNNNNNNNNNNNNNNNNNNNNNNNNNNNNNNNNNNNNNNNNNNNNNNNNNNNNNNNNNNNNNNNNNNNNNNNNNNNNNNNNNNNNNNNNNNNNNNNNNNNNNNNNNNNNNNNNNNNNNNNNNNNNNNNNNNNNNNNNNNNNNNNNNNNNNNNNNNNNNNNNNNNNNNNNNNNNNNNNNNNNNNNNNNNNNNNNNNNNNNNNNNNNNNNNNNNNNNNNNNNNNNNNNNNNNNNNNNNNNNNNNNNNNNNNNNNNNNNNNNNNNNNNNNNNNNNNNNNNNNNNNNNNNNNNNNNNNNNNNNNNNNNNNNNNNNNNNNNNNNNNNNNNNNNNNNNNNNNNNNNNNNNNNNNNNNNNNNNNNNNNNNNNNNNNNNNNNNNNNNNNNNNNNNNNNNNNNNNNNNNNNNNNNNNNNNNNNNNNNNNNNNNNNNNNNNNNNNNNNNNNNNNNNNNNNNNNNNNNNNNNNNNNNNNNNNNNNNNNNNNNNNNNNNNNNNNNNNNNNNNNNNNNNNNNNNNNNNNNNNNNNNNNNNNNNNNNNNNNNNNNNNNNNNNNNNNNNNNNNNNNNNNNNNNNNNNNNNNNNNNNNNNNNNNNNNNNNNNNNNNNNNNNNNNNNNNNNNNNNNNNNNNNNNNNNNNNNNNNNNNNNNNNNNNNNNNNNNNNNNNNNNNNNNNNNNNNNNNNNNNNNNNNNNNNNNNNNNNNNNNNNNNNNNNNNNNNNNNNNNNNNNNNNNNNNNNNNNNNNNNNNNNNNNNNNNNNNNNNNNNNNNNNNNNNNNNNNNNNNNNNNNNNNNNNNNNNNNNNNNNNNNNNNNNNNNNNNNNNNNNNNNNNNNNNNNNNNNNNNNNNNNNNNNNNNNNNNNNNNNNNNNNNNNNNNNNNNNNNNNNNNNNNNNNNNNNNNNNNNNNNNNNNNNNNNNNNNNNNNNNNNNNNNNNNNNNNNNNNNNNNNNNNNNNNNNNNNNNNNNNNNNNNNNNNNNNNNNNNNNNNNNNNNNNNNNNNNNNNNNNNNNNNNNNNNNNNNNNNNNNNNNNNNNNNNNNNNNNNNNNNNNNNNNNNNNNNNNNNNNNNNNNNNNNNNNNNNNNNNNNNNNNNNNNNNNNNNNNNNNNNNNNNNNNNNNNNNNNNNNNNNNNNNNNNNNNNNNNNNNNNNNNNNNNNNNNNNNNNNNNNNNNNNNNNNNNNNNNNNNNNNNNNNNNNNNNNNNNNNNNNNNNNNNNNNNNNNNNNNNNNNNNNNNNNNNNNNNNNNNNNNNNNNNNNNNNNNNNNNNNNNNNNNNNNNNNNNNNNNNNNNNNNNNNNNNNNNNNNNNNNNNNNNNNNNNNNNNNNNNNNNNNNNNNNNNNNNNNNNNNNNNNNNNNNNNNNNNNNNNNNNNNNNNNNNNNNNNNNNNNNNNNNNNNNNNNNNNNNNNNNNNNNNNNNNNNNNNNNNNNNNNNNNNNNNNNNNNNNNNNNNNNNNNNNNNNNNNNNNNNNNNNNNNNNNNNNNNNNNNNNNNNNNNNNNNNNNNNNNNNNNNNNNNNNNNNNNNNNNNNNNNNNNNNNNNNNNNNNNNNNNNNNNNNNNNNNNNNNNNNNNNNNNNNNNNNNNNNNNNNNNNNNNNNNNNNNNNNNNNNNNNNNNNNNNNNNNNNNNNNNNNNNNNNNNNNNNNNNNNNNNNNNNNNNNNNNNNNNNNNNNNNNNNNNNNNNNNNNNNNNNNNNNNNNNNNNNNNNNNNNNNNNNNNNNNNNNNNNNNNNNNNNNNNNNNNNNNNNNNNNNNNNNNNNNNNNNNNNNNNNNNNNNNNNNNNNNNNNNNNNNNNNNNNNNNNNNNNNNNNNNNNNNNNNNNNNNNNNNNNNNNNNNNNNNNNNNNNNNNNNNNNNNNNNNNNNNNNNNNNNNNNNNNNNNNNNNNNNNNNNNNNNNNNNNNNNNNNNNNNNNNNNNNNNNNNNNNNNNNNNNNNNNNNNNNNNNNNNNNNNNNNNNNNNNNNNNNNNNNNNNNNNNNNNNNNNNNNNNNNNNNNNNNNNNNNNNNNNNNNNNNNNNNNNNNNNNNNNNNNNNNNNNNNNNNNNNNNNNNNNNNNNNNNNNNNNNNNNNNNNNNNNNNNNNNNNNNNNNNNNNNNNNNNNNNNNNNNNNNNNNNNNNNNNNNNNNNNNNNNNNNNNNNNNNNNNNNNNNNNNNNNNNNNNNNNNNNNNNNNNNNNNNNNNNNNNNNNNNNNNNNNNNNNNNNNNNNNNNNNNNNNNNNNNNNNNNNNNNNNNNNNNNNNNNNNNNNNNNNNNNNNNNNNNNNNNNNNNNNNNNNNNNNNNNNNNNNNNNNNNNNNNNNNNNNNNNNNNNNNNNNNNNNNNNNNNNNNNNNNNNNNNNNNNNNNNNNNNNNNNNNNNNNNNNNNNNNNNNNNNNNNNNNNNNNNNNNNNNNNNNNNNNNNNNNNNNNNNNNNNNNNNNNNNNNNNNNNNNNNNNNNNNNNNNNNNNNNNNNNNNNNNNNNNNNNNNNNNNNNNNNNNNNNNNNNNNNNNNNNNNNNNNNNNNNNNNNNNNNNNNNNNNNNNNNNNNNNNNNNNNNNNNNNNNNNNNNNNNNNNNNNNNNNNNNNNNNNNNNNNNNNNNNNNNNNNNNNNNNNNNNNNNNNNNNNNNNNNNNNNNNNNNNNNNNNNNNNNNNNNNNNNNNNNNNNNNNNNNNNNNNNNNNNNNNNNNNNNNNNNNNNNNNNNNNNNNNNNNNNNNNNNNNNNNNNNNNNNNNNNNNNNNNNNNNNNNNNNNNNNNNNNNNNNNNNNNNNNNNNNNNNNNNNNNNNNNNNNNNNNNNNNNNNNNNNNNNNNNNNNNNNNNNNNNNNNNNNNNNNNNNNNNNNNNNNNNNNNNNNNNNNNNNNNNNNNNNNNNNNNNNNNNNNNNNNNNNNNNNNNNNNNNNNNNNNNNNNNNNNNNNNNNNNNNNNNNNNNNNNNNNNNNNNNNNNNNNNNNNNNNNNNNNNNNNNNNNNNNNNNNNNNNNNNNNNNNNNNNNNNNNNNNNNNNNNNNNNNNNNNNNNNNNNNNNNNNNNNNNNNNNNNNNNNNNNNNNNNNNNNNNNNNNNNNNNNNNNNNNNNNNNNNNNNNNNNNNNNNNNNNNNNNNNNNNNNNNNNNNNNNNNNNNNNNNNNNNNNNNNNNNNNNNNNNNNNNNNNNNNNNNNNNNNNNNNNNNNNNNNNNNNNNNNNNNNNNNNNNNNNNNNNNNNNNNNNNNNNNNNNNNNNNNNNNNNNNNNNNNNNNNNNNNNNNNNNNNNNNNNNNNNNNNNNNNNNNNNNNNNNNNNNNNNNNNNNNNNNNNNNNNNNNNNNNNNNNNNNNNNNNNNNNNNNNNNNNNNNNNNNNNNNNNNNNNNNNNNNNNNNNNNNNNNNNNNNNNNNNNNNNNNNNNNNNNNNNNNNNNNNNNNNNNNNNNNNNNNNNNNNNNNNNNNNNNNNNNNNNNNNNNNNNNNNNNNNNNNNNNNNNNNNNNNNNNNNNNNNNNNNNNNNNNNNNNNNNNNNNNNNNNNNNNNNNNNNNNNNNNNNNNNNNNNNNNNNNNNNNNNNNNNNNNNNNNNNNNNNNNNNNNNNNNNNNNNNNNNNNNNNNNNNNNNNNNNNNNNNNNNNNNNNNNNNNNNNNNNNNNNNNNNNNNNNNNNNNNNNNNNNNNNNNNNNNNNNNNNNNNNNNNNNNNNNNNNNNNNNNNNNNNNNNNNNNNNNNNNNNNNNNNNNNNNNNNNNNNNNNNNNNNNNNNNNNNNNNNNNNNNNNNNNNNNNNNNNNNNNNNNNNNNNNNNNNNNNNNNNNNNNNNNNNNNNNNNNNNNNNNNNNNNNNNNNNNNNNNNNNNNNNNNNNNNNNNNNNNNNNNNNNNNNNNNNNNNNNNNNNNNNNNNNNNNNNNNNNNNNNNNNNNNNNNNNNNNNNNNNNNNNNNNNNNNNNNNNNNNNNNNNNNNNNNNNNNNNNNNNNNNNNNNNNNNNNNNNNNNNNNNNNNNNNNNNNNNNNNNNNNNNNNNNNNNNNNNNNNNNNNNNNNNNNNNNNNNNNNNNNNNNNNNNNNNNNNNNNNNNNNNNNNNNNNNNNNNNNNNNNNNNNNNNNNNNNNNNNNNNNNNNNNNNNNNNNNNNNNNNNNNNNNNNNNNNNNNNNNNNNNNNNNNNNNNNNNNNNNNNNNNNNNNNNNNNNNNNNNNNNNNNNNNNNNNNNNNNNNNNNNNNNNNNNNNNNNNNNNNNNNNNNNNNNNNNNNNNNNNNNNNNNNNNNNNNNNNNNNNNNNNNNNNNNNNNNNNNNNNNNNNNNNNNNNNNNNNNNNNNNNNNNNNNNNNNNNNNNNNNNNNNNNNNNNNNNNNNNNNNNNNNNNNNNNNNNNNNNNNNNNNNNNNNNNNNNNNNNNNNNNNNNNNNNNNNNNNNNNNNNNNNNNNNNNNNNNNNNNNNNNNNNNNNNNNNNNNNNNNNNNNNNNNNNNNNNNNNNNNNNNNNNNNNNNNNNNNNNNNNNNNNNNNNNNNNNNNNNNNNNNNNNNNNNNNNNNNNNNNNNNNNNNNNNNNNNNNNNNNNNNNNNNNNNNNNNNNNNNNNNNNNNNNNNNNNNNNNNNNNNNNNNNNNNNNNNNNNNNNNNNNNNNNNNNNNNNNNNNNNNNNNNNNNNNNNNNNNNNNNNNNNNNNNNNNNNNNNNNNNNNNNNNNNNNNNNNNNNNNNNNNNNNNNNNNNNNNNNNNNNNNNNNNNNNNNNNNNNNNNNNNNNNNNNNNNNNNNNNNNNNNNNNNNNNNNNNNNNNNNNNNNNNNNNNNNNNNNNNNNNNNNNNNNNNNNNNNNNNNNNNNNNNNNNNNNNNNNNNNNNNNNNNNNNNNNNNNNNNNNNNNNNNNNNNNNNNNNNNNNNNNNNNNNNNNNNNNNNNNNNNNNNNNNNNNNNNNNNNNNNNNNNNNNNNNNNNNNNNNNNNNNNNNNNNNNNNNNNNNNNNNNNNNNNNNNNNNNNNNNNNNNNNNNNNNNNNNNNNNNNNNNNNNNNNNNNNNNNNNNNNNNNNNNNNNNNNNNNNNNNNNNNNNNNNNNNNNNNNNNNNNNNNNNNNNNNNNNNNNNNNNNNNNNNNNNNNNNNNNNNNNNNNNNNNNNNNNNNNNNNNNNNNNNNNNNNNNNNNNNNNNNNNNNNNNNNNNNNNNNNNNNNNNNNNNNNNNNNNNNNNNNNNNNNNNNNNNNNNNNNNNNNNNNNNNNNNNNNNNNNNNNNNNNNNNNNNNNNNNNNNNNNNNNNNNNNNNNNNNNNNNNNNNNNNNNNNNNNNNNNNNNNNNNNNNNNNNNNNNNNNNNNNNNNNNNNNNNNNNNNNNNNNNNNNNNNNNNNNNNNNNNNNNNNNNNNNNNNNNNNNNNNNNNNNNNNNNNNNNNNNNNNNNNNNNNNNNNNNNNNNNNNNNNNNNNNNNNNNNNNNNNNNNNNNNNNNNNNNNNNNNNNNNNNNNNNNNNNNNNNNNNNNNNNNNNNNNNNNNNNNNNNNNNNNNNNNNNNNNNNNNNNNNNNNNNNNNNNNNNNNNNNNNNNNNNNNNNNNNNNNNNNNNNNNNNNNNNNNNNNNNNNNNNNNNNNNNNNNNNNNNNNNNNNNNNNNNNNNNNNNNNNNNNNNNNNNNNNNNNNNNNNNNNNNNNNNNNNNNNNNNNNNNNNNNNNNNNNNNNNNNNNNNNNNNNNNNNNNNNNNNNNNNNNNNNNNNNNNNNNNNNNNNNNNNNNNNNNNNNNNNNNNNNNNNNNNNNNNNNNNNNNNNNNNNNNNNNNNNNNNNNNNNNNNNNNNNNNNNNNNNNNNNNNNNNNNNNNNNNNNNNNNNNNNNNNNNNNNNNNNNNNNNNNNNNNNNNNNNNNNNNNNNNNNNNNNNNNNNNNNNNNNNNNNNNNNNNNNNNNNNNNNNNNNNNNNNNNNNNNNNNNNNNNNNNNNNNNNNNNNNNNNNNNNNNNNNNNNNNNNNNNNNNNNNNNNNNNNNNNNNNNNNNNNNNNNNNNNNNNNNNNNNNNNNNNNNNNNNNNNNNNNNNNNNNNNNNNNNNNNNNNNNNNNNNNNNNNNNNNNNNNNNNNNNNNNNNNNNNNNNNNNNNNNNNNNNNNNNNNNNNNNNNNNNNNNNNNNNNNNNNNNNNNNNNNNNNNNNNNNNNNNNNNNNNNNNNNNNNNNNNNNNNNNNNNNNNNNNNNNNNNNNNNNNNNNNNNNNNNNNNNNNNNNNNNNNNNNNNNNNNNNNNNNNNNNNNNNNNNNNNNNNNNNNNNNNNNNNNNNNNNNNNNNNNNNNNNNNNNNNNNNNNNNNNNNNNNNNNNNNNNNNNNNNNNNNNNNNNNNNNNNNNNNNNNNNNNNNNNNNNNNNNNNNNNNNNNNNNNNNNNNNNNNNNNNNNNNNNNNNNNNNNNNNNNNNNNNNNNNNNNNNNNNNNNNNNNNNNNNNNNNNNNNNNNNNNNNNNNNNNNNNNNNNNNNNNNNNNNNNNNNNNNNNNNNNNNNNNNNNNNNNNNNNNNNNNNNNNNNNNNNNNNNNNNNNNNNNNNNNNNNNNNNNNNNNNNNNNNNNNNNNNNNNNNNNNNNNNNNNNNNNNNNNNNNNNNNNNNNNNNNNNNNNNNNNNNNNNNNNNNNNNNNNNNNNNNNNNNNNNNNNNNNNNNNNNNNNNNNNNNNNNNNNNNNNNNNNNNNNNNNNNNNNNNNNNNNNNNNNNNNNNNNNNNNNNNNNNNNNNNNNNNNNNNNNNNNNNNNNNNNNNNNNNNNNNNNNNNNNNNNNNNNNNNNNNNNNNNNNNNNNNNNNNNNNNNNNNNNNNNNNNNNNNNNNNNNNNNNNNNNNNNNNNNNNNNNNNNNNNNNNNNNNNNNNNNNNNNNNNNNNNNNNNNNNNNNNNNNNNNNNNNNNNNNNNNNNNNNNNNNNNNNNNNNNNNNNNNNNNNNNNNNNNNNNNNNNNNNNNNNNNNNNNNNNNNNNNNNNNNNNNNNNNNNNNNNNNNNNNNNNNNNNNNNNNNNNNNNNNNNNNNNNNNNNNNNNNNNNNNNNNNNNNNNNNNNNNNNNNNNNNNNNNNNNNNNNNNNNNNNNNNNNNNNNNNNNNNNNNNNNNNNNNNNNNNNNNNNNNNNNNNNNNNNNNNNNNNNNNNNNNNNNNNNNNNNNNNNNNNNNNNNNNNNNNNNNNNNNNNNNNNNNNNNNNNNNNNNNNNNNNNNNNNNNNNNNNNNNNNNNNNNNNNNNNNNNNNNNNNNNNNNNNNNNNNNNNNNNNNNNNNNNNNNNNNNNNNNNNNNNNNNNNNNNNNNNNNNNNNNNNNNNNNNNNNNNNNNNNNNNNNNNNNNNNNNNNNNNNNNNNNNNNNNNNNNNNNNNNNNNNNNNNNNNNNNNNNNNNNNNNNNNNNNNNNNNNNNNNNNNNNNNNNNNNNNNNNNNNNNNNNNNNNNNNNNNNNNNNNNNNNNNNNNNNNNNNNNNNNNNNNNNNNNNNNNNNNNNNNNNNNNNNNNNNNNNNNNNNNNNNNNNNNNNNNNNNNNNNNNNNNNNNNNNNNNNNNNNNNNNNNNNNNNNNNNNNNNNNNNNNNNNNNNNNNNNNNNNNNNNNNNNNNNNNNNNNNNNNNNNNNNNNNNNNNNNNNNNNNNNNNNNNNNNNNNNNNNNNNNNNNNNNNNNNNNNNNNNNNNNNNNNNNNNNNNNNNNNNNNNNNNNNNNNNNNNNNNNNNNNNNNNNNNNNNNNNNNNNNNNNNNNNNNNNNNNNNNNNNNNNNNNNNNNNNNNNNNNNNNNNNNNNNNNNNNNNNNNNNNNNNNNNNNNNNNNNNNNNNNNNNNNNNNNNNNNNNNNNNNNNNNNNNNNNNNNNNNNNNNNNNNNNNNNNNNNNNNNNNNNNNNNNNNNNNNNNNNNNNNNNNNNNNNNNNNNNNNNNNNNNNNNNNNNNNNNNNNNNNNNNNNNNNNNNNNNNNNNNNNNNNNNNNNNNNNNNNNNNNNNNNNNNNNNNNNNNNNNNNNNNNNNNNNNNNNNNNNNNNNNNNNNNNNNNNNNNNNNNNNNNNNNNNNNNNNNNNNNNNNNNNNNNNNNNNNNNNNNNNNNNNNNNNNNNNNNNNNNNNNNNNNNNNNNNNNNNNNNNNNNNNNNNNNNNNNNNNNNNNNNNNNNNNNNNNNNNNNNNNNNNNNNNNNNNNNNNNNNNNNNNNNNNNNNNNNNNNNNNNNNNNNNNNNNNNNNNNNNNNNNNNNNNNNNNNNNNNNNNNNNNNNNNNNNNNNNNNNNNNNNNNNNNNNNNNNNNNNNNNNNNNNNNNNNNNNNNNNNNNNNNNNNNNNNNNNNNNNNNNNNNNNNNNNNNNNNNNNNNNNNNNNNNNNNNNNNNNNNNNNNNNNNNNNNNNNNNNNNNNNNNNNNNNNNNNNNNNNNNNNNNNNNNNNNNNNNNNNNNNNNNNNNNNNNNNNNNNNNNNNNNNNNNNNNNNNNNNNNNNNNNNNNNNNNNNNNNNNNNNNNNNNNNNNNNNNNNNNNNNNNNNNNNNNNNNNNNNNNNNNNNNNNNNNNNNNNNNNNNNNNNNNNNNNNNNNNNNNNNNNNNNNNNNNNNNNNNNNNNNNNNNNNNNNNNNNNNNNNNNNNNNNNNNNNNNNNNNNNNNNNNNNNNNNNNNNNNNNNNNNNNNNNNNNNNNNNNNNNNNNNNNNNNNNNNNNNNNNNNNNNNNNNNNNNNNNNNNNNNNNNNNNNNNNNNNNNNNNNNNNNNNNNNNNNNNNNNNNNNNNNNNNNNNNNNNNNNNNNNNNNNNNNNNNNNNNNNNNNNNNNNNNNNNNNNNNNNNNNNNNNNNNNNNNNNNNNNNNNNNNNNNNNNNNNNNNNNNNNNNNNNNNNNNNNNNNNNNNNNNNNNNNNNNNNNNNNNNNNNNNNNNNNNNNNNNNNNNNNNNNNNNNNNNNNNNNNNNNNNNNNNNNNNNNNNNNNNNNNNNNNNNNNNNNNNNNNNNNNNNNNNNNNNNNNNNNNNNNNNNNNNNNNNNNNNNNNNNNNNNNNNNNNNNNNNNNNNNNNNNNNNNNNNNNNNNNNNNNNNNNNNNNNNNNNNNNNNNNNNNNNNNNNNNNNNNNNNNNNNNNNNNNNNNNNNNNNNNNNNNNNNNNNNNNNNNNNNNNNNNNNNNNNNNNNNNNNNNNNNNNNNNNNNNNNNNNNNNNNNNNNNNNNNNNNNNNNNNNNNNNNNNNNNNNNNNNNNNNNNNNNNNNNNNNNNNNNNNNNNNNNNNNNNNNNNNNNNNNNNNNNNNNNNNNNNNNNNNNNNNNNNNNNNNNNNNNNNNNNNNNNNNNNNNNNNNNNNNNNNNNNNNNNNNNNNNNNNNNNNNNNNNNNNNNNNNNNNNNNNNNNNNNNNNNNNNNNNNNNNNNNNNNNNNNNNNNNNNNNNNNNNNNNNNNNNNNNNNNNNNNNNNNNNNNNNNNNNNNNNNNNNNNNNNNNNNNNNNNNNNNNNNNNNNNNNNNNNNNNNNNNNNNNNNNNNNNNNNNNNNNNNNNNNNNNNNNNNNNNNNNNNNNNNNNNNNNNNNNNNNNNNNNNNNNNNNNNNNNNNNNNNNNNNNNNNNNNNNNNNNNNNNNNNNNNNNNNNNNNNNNNNNNNNNNNNNNNNNNNNNNNNNNNNNNNNNNNNNNNNNNNNNNNNNNNNNNNNNNNNNNNNNNNNNNNNNNNNNNNNNNNNNNNNNNNNNNNNNNNNNNNNNNNNNNNNNNNNNNNNNNNNNNNNNNNNNNNNNNNNNNNNNNNNNNNNNNNNNNNNNNNNNNNNNNNNNNNNNNNNNNNNNNNNNNNNNNNNNNNNNNNNNNNNNNNNNNNNNNNNNNNNNNNNNNNNNNNNNNNNNNNNNNNNNNNNNNNNNNNNNNNNNNNNNNNNNNNNNNNNNNNNNNNNNNNNNNNNNNNNNNNNNNNNNNNNNNNNNNNNNNNNNNNNNNNNNNNNNNNNNNNNNNNNNNNNNNNNNNNNNNNNNNNNNNNNNNNNNNNAAGAGCGTCCAGAAGTTATCTTGGACGAACATGGAGAGCCTGTTGGTCCCAATGACAAAGTGGTGTCTGATTTAAGTTACTTTCTTGGGACCATAGCTAGGAATTCAGACTTTTGTCCATTGATTTATACAAACTTCAAGGCTTTGCTTAAGGATTACAAGGATCGCATATGGAAATACGTCATGGTATttgaatcattttttttgtgtgtaatgATATAATATGTATGAGATATTAATGACATGTGTTTATATTCaggaaaaatttattatttctaaGAATGGAGAGAAAGCAATATTTTGTCGCATAAATGATGCATGGAGACGGTACAAATGTCATATCAAGAgacaatattttataaaatatcccACCATGAAGGAACGACTGAAACATCGACCACAATCCGTTCCTGAACATCATTTCAAGAATTTGATTGCATATTGGAAAAATGTTGTTATCCAGGTGTGTTAATGTTGTTATCAcataaatgttttgttttctattttctttatttagtttttgtttatgtttttggtactgtttttgttttctatttatgttttcgtttgtttctgtttctgttttcttctatttttatttctgttgcttttctatttctgtttttgtttgttgtttgttgtttgctgtttACTGTTTCTGTTTGGTTGCTGGTTGTTGTTTGCTTGCTGGTTGTTGGTTGCTGGTTGTTGTTGCTGTTGCTGTTGCTGTTTGCTGTTTGCTGGTTGCTGGTTGCTGGTTGCTGGTTGCTGTTGTTGTTGCTGCTGTTGCTGCTGTTGCTGCTGTTGTTGCTGTTGTTGTTGCTGCTGTTGTTGCTGTTGCTGCTGTTGTTGTTGCTGctgtttttgttgttgttgctatagctgtttctgtttttgtttctattttcttttttcaatttttgtttttgtttctgtttAGAACTATTGTTTAGTATACTGATAATTTTTCTTGTCCCAAAATATAGAGCATTAGTGAAAAAAATGCAAGCAATAGGAAAACACAAAAGTATATGCACCGAATGGGACCAATAAACTTTGCTAGAGTTCGAGCTCAATTggtattattttaattgtttctcTCTCATCGTATAAATCTAGTTGTATCATTATTTCTTGCAgcttaaaatttcaaatactGACTATTAACTTTTCATTCTTAAAGAGTGCTACAAAAAAGGATGGTGAAGAGGTCACTAGAGctgaaatgtttataaaaacaCGTCAAGGTCGTCCTACTCGGAAAGGAAAAGCAGTGGATGAAGAAACACTAGATGCCATtgtaagtttattttaatttacaaaacGTGTCTATAtgcttcttttttttaatcattaactACGATATATGTACATATATTTCAGTCTATGCTTGAAGGTTCTATGGAAAACGCATCAAGTGAAACTATGGAAAAAACATTTGAATCAATGTTTGGAAAAGAAAGGCCTGGTCGAGTTCGTTGCTATGGAAGGACTGTGACACCATCAATATTAAAAAGGAATCAAGAAATTGCCGCTATCCATAAAGGGTATGCTATTGAAGTGAACTCCCTAACTCAAAAGGTTGAAGGTTTAGAAGCAATTGTGAAATTTGTGCTTAAGCAACAAAACCCAGATTTGAATGAGGGGGATATAGAACATATGATGTCACGGGTTTTAAGGAAAGAAAATAGTGTAGTTGCTCCAGGTTCATCTACTTCCACTCATGATCCTTATTTGGACCAGGTATAGACATATAATTTGCATTCAATttgtatttatctttttttatttataaacttgataatattttaaaaagtttgtacATTTTGTTTAATTGTTTCAGGATGAACGTCAAGATAATACTAATACTGGACATGAGAAAGATTTTTGATGATTGAAGAAATGTAGAAATTTTGAGAGATTTCCTAACTCTAATTAGTTGTAATGATTACAACTTCTACTATTTTGGTATACCATGGAAAATACAACTTGcacatttgaaatattttggtATACAATGAAATTACATTTTAAAGTAGTTTGAAAATGTTTCATATTGcgtcattttataaattacatGCTACTCTACCATATCTTATGCACAATCAACCATTGTATGTCTCTATGGAGGAATTTTTGTGAATTATATCACTTGTTCAGACTAAATGTTTTTACGTATTTCTGGTTTCTCGAATGTGAGTATATGTGTAGATGTGAAAGACGAAACAGTTATATAGAATTCTGGAGGTTATTTCAGAAGGAGAGGATAATGTGTAGGTGTGCTTTTAACTAGTTATGTTTGTGGTGTAGTTTTAGCCTAATGATACTGAAGATAGAAGAAAGCACCCTATAAAGTCTTCCCATCCAATCCTTATTTATAGAACAGAACGCGTATTTTGACTATCATGTCAAGGagtgatttaatattttttcttgcaGTAAAAAGTTCTGTGTTTGAGTAAACAAATTTATGTGAGTTTATTCATGTAGAGGTTGGACGCATTGGCATAGGCATCTGTTATGACATTCGGTTTCCAGAACTAGCAATGGTATATGCTGCTAGAGGTTTGTCTTTTCCGTATTTAATATATTTGGAAACAATTAATCTCTCTCTAGTTTTGATTGGTTGCCTATGATTTGATTTCTCCAAATTGTTTTTATCTATGCCTCCTAAGTGTCATGCTATTAGCATCATATAGTaccaattttgatatttttgggGATGGATAGAAGAGATTGGTTCACATGCATTAGGCAACACTACAGGTGTATTTCTTATTTCAAGGATATACTAAAAGAAATTTCAAATCCATAGTTCTTGGTATGGAATTTCATTCCCTTTATTATGTTATCTgtcaatttttcctttttttttatacactttCAAGGATCAATTGAGATTAATTGTCAAGTTGTGTTGATTTGATAACAGATGAACAAaactattgttattattttcttgTTCTAAGATTTGGCAAACTTACAGTATCAGTTAGCTTTTGACTTCAGGTGCTCACTTACTCTGCTATCCCAAGGCATTTAACATGATAACTGGACCATTACATTGGGAGTTATTACAGAGGGCAAGGTAATGGATACAACAAAGTGAAACATTTAGCAACCTGGAACACTTGTTTTAGTTGTGTTTCAGTTAAAATTTATAACCCTACCTAGTCTTGTAAGTTTCCCTTAATTTGTTCGTGTCccctaatatatttttatctgtaaacatgacaatattttaaattaataccttttgatttttattcatttttagtCGTTGAAAATTATAAAACCACATGCCTTTTTGTCTCAAGTGAGGAATTAAAGACACACtcttttttgttaaatttaggactaatcattaattaaatttaactagGGACTAAATTGAAAAACGTCAACtttcaaatatagaa harbors:
- the LOC137818028 gene encoding uncharacterized protein, giving the protein MEARYKVLVSGNERPEVILDEHGEPVGPNDKVVSDLSYFLGTIARNSDFCPLIYTNFKALLKDYKDRIWKYVMEKFIISKNGEKAIFCRINDAWRRYKCHIKRQYFIKYPTMKERLKHRPQSVPEHHFKNLIAYWKNVVIQSISEKNASNRKTQKYMHRMGPINFARVRAQLSATKKDGEEVTRAEMFIKTRQGRPTRKGKAVDEETLDAISMLEGSMENASSETMEKTFESMFGKERPGRVRCYGRTVTPSILKRNQEIAAIHKGYAIEVNSLTQKVEGLEAIVKFVLKQQNPDLNEGDIEHMMSRVLRKENSVVAPGSSTSTHDPYLDQV